GCCGGACATATACGCAGCCACAGTGACACGGGCTGGCCACCGACGGCGGACCGTTTGCACGATACAGATCACTATGGTCAGGTGATGGACGCGCTGTGGGATATCCCGCAATGCGTTGGATACCATCTCTGTGGTGCCTACATTAAGAATAACGCACGCAGATACGGTTTTCGCGACAAAGCAAACAATCAGATTAACGAGACAGTGGCGGGGATTCGCGCCGTCAACACCGAAATGCAACGGAGACAAAATCCGTGACACATATACTCGATGCATACGGTGGCACAACCCGACTGAGGCAGGTCCTTATTTCAACCCTTTAGGCGCCAATTCCCCAATGGAACTTTCCAGAAGATCAGATGCTTCGGCAGGTATATGCTGAGCCGTTGGTGGAAGTGGCGTATCAAAGAAGTAGTCAGGGTCGATTTTCTGTTGTTGCCAGGTTTCGCGCATCTCTCGCCAAGCTCCGAAAAGCGTGCGCGGTTCGGGCATATCTTCGGCAATTAGATGATGCAATTTCTTCAAATTGTAGCAGGGCACTCCCGCAAACATGTGATGCTCAGTGTGCCAATTCATACGCCAATACAAAAACTCTGCTAAGGGATTGAGTTTGATTGACCGCGTGCACTTGCGGAAGTCAGGATCATTTTCCTTTAAACCACAGTGTTGGGGGAGAGAAACGGCGTAGGATCCCCAGTTTGCAATAAATGCACTGGCAGTGATAATGAGTGGGAAAACCCAATAACCCGTGGCAAGCGAAACAATAAGCAGCGTGCCGTGAAAAAGGAGTAGAACCCGAGACCACCACACCGAATTTTTATGTTCTTCGGGTTGGTCGACATGTAATGCCGCCAGCCACTCCTGACTCGGAATTTCTGGTGGTCCTTCTTTGCCCAAGGCACTACGGAGAGTGCAGACAACTGCCGCAATAAGACCACCTTTGCTGAAGGTACGACCGGGTTGTGTGAGCAAATTGACGGTAAACAGTTGGAGAACGAACAGGGAACCCAACTTCGGTTCAAGGGGGAGAAGGTTTTCGCGATCCCCTTCCGGGTATAAAGTGTAGCGATGATGATAGGTATGGCTACTGGCGTAGTCGAAATGATCCCACCAACTGATGAGGCTAAATAGGCAAAGAAAGAATTCGTTCAGCCATTTGGTGCGAAACACGGTGCCGTGTCCCAATTCGTGATTGGCTGTGCCTTTGAAAAAACTCGCGACTGTGCCATGCAGGAATAGGGCAATGCAGAAGCCGATCCACATCGCTTGCGACCAAAAGAGGTAGACGACACTGCCTGTCAATAGCCAGAGGGCAAGATGCCCACCTGCCTGAAACCAGCCTTGTACGTCGCTGCGTTTTGATAAATTCCGTAAGGTTGTGCGATCTATTTTGCTCCGATACCACTTTACATAGAGCGTTTTCCGTACTTCAGCAAGGGGTTGATACGTCATTTGGATACCTCTTTATTTTTAGCACTTAGGAGATTATACAGGGTGCCAATCGACATCCGCTTTGGGAAATGACTCACCAAAACCACACAAGGCGTTCTCTATGGACATCATATAACTTTTCTGCAAAATTGACAACTTTTTTCCGTTTATGGAGGCACTTAATGGTGAGGGATATTTTACCTATCGTGATTTTTGCGGTTGCGTTTTCGCTCGCGAATGCACAGAAATCGGAGGTGAATATGGTTGAACGTTGGGGAGTATATGAAGTAACTCTGAATGGACCGAGCACAGGAAATCCATTCATTGAGGTGGAATTAACAGCAAAATTTAAACACCGTGATACAAACGAGGGGCAGACGTTTGAGCCTCACGGATTCTACGACGGAGACGGGGTTTACAAAATCCGATTTATGCCTGATGAAGTCGGCGAATGGACGTATACCACAAAAAGCAACGTCCCTGAACTCCACGGTCAAACAGGACAGTTTACGTGTGTTGCGCCGTCCGCGGGAAATCACGGTCCTGTCCACGTCTATAAAGATTTCTATCTCCGCTACGCCGATGGTACACCGTATCATCAATTCGGAACGACCTGTTATGCTTGGGCACATCAAGGAGAGGCGATGGAGAAACAGACGCTCGACACCCTTGCCGAAGCCCCCTTTAACAAGATGCGGATGTGCATTTTTCCAAAAGATTACGTTTACAACAAAAACGAGCCGGTCTACTATCCCTTTGAAGGGAAACCGCTAAAAGATTGGGATTTCACCAGATTCAATCCGGAATTCTGGCAGCATTTCGAGCGACGGGTGCGAGACCTCTTGGACCTCGGTATTGAGGCGGACATCATCCTCTTTCATACCTATGACCGATGGGATTTTGAAAATATGGATGCTGAAAGCGATGACCGCTATATCCGTTACGCCGTTGCGCGACTGGCAGCGTTCCGAAACGTCTGGTGGTCCCTCGCGAATGAGTACGACTTTATGCCGGCGAAAGCGGAATCCGATTGGGACCGTTTTTTCCAGATTATCCGCGATTCTGATCCGCACCGGCGGTTACGTGGGATTCACAATGGCAGACGTTGGTATGACCATAACAAGCCGTGGGTGACACATACCAGTATCCAAACCTCCAACATGGCACAGGGTATCCGCTATCGCACGCAATACGGAAAACCTGTCATTTACGATGAGTGTCGCTACGAAGGCGATATCCCGCAAGGATGGGGAAACATTACAGCGGAAGAGATGGTACAGCGTTTTTGGGCGGGTACTATTTCGGGTTGCTATGTCGGGCACGGAGAGACATACAAACACCCGGAAGACCTCCTCTGGTGGGCGAAAGGTGGCGTGCTGCGCGGTGAAAGTCCACCTCGGATTGCCTTTCTCAAAGACTTCATGACAAGCGCACCAGCCTTTGAAACGCTTGAACCGATCGGCGATGACAAGGGACGGTATATCCTCGCGAAACATGGAGAATACTACCTCGCTTACACAACCGAACCGCAAACGATAACACTGGACTTGGAAGGCGAACAGCCCTATAAAGTCGATCGCGTGGATACATGGAACATGAAGATTGTCCCTGTTGGCACGGCGCACCCCGGAGAACATACATTCGCTTCGCCGTATAACGGGGTTGCGTATCGCTTCACGCCATACGCACCGGGTGAGAAACTCCGTCCGGAGGCGAAAGCCTCCGCCGATGTGTTGCAAGGTAGTGCGCCGCTCACGGTGAACTTCTCAGCGGCAGGCGACGTGGCACACCATTGGAGTTTTGGGGACGGTGCAACGTCTACTGAATCGAATCCAACGCACGTCTACGAAAATCTCGGCAGGTACGTCGCAACGCTCACGGTGATGGATCCGGAGGGTGACACGGCAACGACATCCCTTGCCCTCCATGTATTGCCCGAGGCACCGACTGACATCGGAACGCATACGGAATTCCCCGGTTCACGCGATGGGCTTGTTTTTCTCTGGCATGACTCACTTGAGGATAGTGGAGAGATTGAGTCTCGCGGCGACGCAGAAATCGCTGCAGACAGACAGATGGATCTGACCGGCGGGGCATTTCTTACAAAGAACGTGAATGACAAGCTTTTGGAAGCCTGTCAGGCAAGCAACCAATTGACGCTTGAATGTCTCGTTACAACGGATACCTTGGATCAGAGTGGTCCGGCGCGGATTATCTCGTTCTCGAAGGATTCGACCCATCGTAACTTCACTTTCGGACAAGATGGCAACCGTTTCGCCGTGAGAATCCGCACGCCGCGGACCGGGACGAATGCGTTGGGCGGTGAGTTTCATTTTGGGAAGATTGAATCGGGAAGACCGATGCACGTCATCGTCAGTTATTTCCCGGGGAATGTCTACTGCTATATTGACGGTGAACTCGCGCACGTTAGCAACGGAACGCAAGGGGATTTCAGCAATTGGGAACGCTATCTGTTACTTTTCGGTGATGAAGCGAGTGGAGGCAGGAACTGGGAAGGCAAACTCAGCCGTGTGGCGATCTACAACCGATTCATCGGGGTGGAAGAAGCGGTGCATAAATTCAAACTGGTTCACGGTGAATAAGAAGATCACGCGAATTCAAACGTCTGCGTTGGACATCAAATAGGTTTTGTGGTCTACTAAGCATTGAAAATTTTAACGCACACGGAGAGAACCATGCCAAACATTACGGAGATGAATCCTTCTGAATTCCGCGAATTGCTTCACACCCTCGTTAACGAGGAACTCTTCACATCGCGGGAACGGCTTGCTGCGTTACTTGCGAAGGATAGCCCTCAAGAGGCACTGGAGGCAGAGTTCTTTCATTTTCACGGTGACTATGTGGATTTCGCCTATTGGCTGGAGGACTACGAGGAAGATCCACTTAAAGGGCTTATACCAGATACACCGCTCGCTAAAAAACTCAAGCGACAACGTGAATACGTTCTCGCTCACCGAAAAACAACACTCAAAGAGCGGAAGTTTAGACGGATGGGGACTTACCTAAACAGCGATCCAATGCCAGAGAAGAAAATCGCTGAGTTGCCGCCGGTCGAATACCGAAGGTTGCTTCGCTCTCTCGTCGCTGAAGAGCTGTTCCCGGTACGGGAGAGACTCGTAGCGTTTCTTAAGCAGAATCCGACAGATCAGGAGTTAGATATTGCATTTCGAGAACTTTACATCGCTTATGAACTCTTGGAAGTTGCTTTTGAGGACTACCACTATGATCCGGACGAAGGGTTGGAATTCCGTCCAGAAGTCATTGAGAGGATTGATCAAAGCATCGCGGAGATCGAAGCAGGAACAGCAGAACTAATTTCACTTGAGGAGGTTGCCAAAGAGTTCGGGGTGAAATTAAACATCTATCCGATACACACGAGCGGCGGTGTCGTGGAATAGCAGTGCGCGTTCATCATCCGAGTATCCCGATGACAACCGTTTGAACGCATTATACATCACGTTGTAGGAGAAGGAGACCTTGTCGACTGGGAAGTTGCTTTCAAACATGCATCGTTCCGGACCGAACTGCTCGATGCAGTAATTCATGAAGGGTGCCATAGACTCGGCTAACTCTTCAGATCCGATAGGCTGTTCTCGTTCATGCCAATCGAAACCGGTGCGCGGCATTCCAATGCCTCCGAGTTTCATGTGAACGTTCGGACACGCCGCGACTGCGGCGATACCGTCTCGCCAATCCGCCAACACTTCATCATCTCGACCACCATAAGGACCGTCCCGCAGCAGACCACCGATATGGTTTGAAATGATTGTCAAATCGGGTACGGCTCTCGCGAAATCAGCGAGCTCCGGGAGTTGTGGTGCGTACATCCATGCCTCAAAAGACATCCCCATGCCTGCCAGCACGCGTGCCCCTGTACGAAAATCCTCACGCGCCAGTTGTCCTTCTGTTCTGTAAGCGGAAGCTCCTGCTATTTCAGGATGCGGATCCCACGTAACAGAATGACGGATACCGCGAAACCGATTCGGGCTTGCGGCTTGCAAGGCTTCCAGCACCGGCTCGACGCGTTCACCCAAGTTCAAGTTCGCGTGTCCGACGATTGCAGCGGCGGCACGACTCTCACCGTATAAACCACTCGCGCTCGCAGCTGCGAGTCCTTGCACGAATTCAACTTCGCCGACGGGACGCATCTCCTCCGGTCCATCGGCTCGATACATTGCTCTTGCCTCAACAAACACGGTAGAGCGAACATTGTGCCCACTGTCAATATCGGCGATTAACTCGTGGAGTAGATACCGTTGATACGGGATACGCTCGGTTCGGAAATCCCAAAAATGGTGGTGTGGGTCGCAGATTGGTAACTCTGGTTCCAAGGTTGGTTCCTCGGTTAAAGCGAGCCAGTCATTGTCTCCATACGGCATTATGAATATCTCCATCGTTGTCGTTAGTTTAAAGTGCTCGTTCTGTCTCTTGACGTCCACTGTAGGGCATCTGGAGATTTTTGTCAAGCACTTTTTGATGAATAGTTATCAGCAAGGGTTTTCTACGAAAACCCTTCCAGTTAATAGTAACAAGAGGTATGTTTTACTTGGGGTGTTCCTCCAATATTACACTGGTATAACTTTTTTTAAGGGATGCTCCGATGATATACGTCACATAGTTATAAGGACCTTTATGATGTTTTATGAGAAATCAACAACGATGGATAGAAGTAATCGTTGAATGACGATGTTGACGAATAAATTAAATAAATTTCTCTGTAATTACGCTTTTTTTGCTTATGAAGTGTTTTAACACTGCCCTGTCAAATCCCTATGCTTCAGCTTGTGGGATGTAGACGACGTAGGGGTTTATCGTTGAAAAACTTATGATATTTCCCAAAAATGTGTTATAATTAAAGTATCATGTTGGACCGACATGCAAAGCGTTACCTCTCGGTAATGTGTCTGCCATCCTACTTTGCCGGGAATACAGATGTGATGCGTGAAAAACCATGCGAAAAAGTTACAAATTCAAACTCCAGTCCCAAAAGAACGTCATCAAACTTGGCAACATGATTGACGATATGTGGCAGATACATCTACAT
This genomic window from Candidatus Poribacteria bacterium contains:
- a CDS encoding fatty acid desaturase, yielding MTYQPLAEVRKTLYVKWYRSKIDRTTLRNLSKRSDVQGWFQAGGHLALWLLTGSVVYLFWSQAMWIGFCIALFLHGTVASFFKGTANHELGHGTVFRTKWLNEFFLCLFSLISWWDHFDYASSHTYHHRYTLYPEGDRENLLPLEPKLGSLFVLQLFTVNLLTQPGRTFSKGGLIAAVVCTLRSALGKEGPPEIPSQEWLAALHVDQPEEHKNSVWWSRVLLLFHGTLLIVSLATGYWVFPLIITASAFIANWGSYAVSLPQHCGLKENDPDFRKCTRSIKLNPLAEFLYWRMNWHTEHHMFAGVPCYNLKKLHHLIAEDMPEPRTLFGAWREMRETWQQQKIDPDYFFDTPLPPTAQHIPAEASDLLESSIGELAPKGLK
- a CDS encoding DUF5060 domain-containing protein, translated to MTHQNHTRRSLWTSYNFSAKLTTFFRLWRHLMVRDILPIVIFAVAFSLANAQKSEVNMVERWGVYEVTLNGPSTGNPFIEVELTAKFKHRDTNEGQTFEPHGFYDGDGVYKIRFMPDEVGEWTYTTKSNVPELHGQTGQFTCVAPSAGNHGPVHVYKDFYLRYADGTPYHQFGTTCYAWAHQGEAMEKQTLDTLAEAPFNKMRMCIFPKDYVYNKNEPVYYPFEGKPLKDWDFTRFNPEFWQHFERRVRDLLDLGIEADIILFHTYDRWDFENMDAESDDRYIRYAVARLAAFRNVWWSLANEYDFMPAKAESDWDRFFQIIRDSDPHRRLRGIHNGRRWYDHNKPWVTHTSIQTSNMAQGIRYRTQYGKPVIYDECRYEGDIPQGWGNITAEEMVQRFWAGTISGCYVGHGETYKHPEDLLWWAKGGVLRGESPPRIAFLKDFMTSAPAFETLEPIGDDKGRYILAKHGEYYLAYTTEPQTITLDLEGEQPYKVDRVDTWNMKIVPVGTAHPGEHTFASPYNGVAYRFTPYAPGEKLRPEAKASADVLQGSAPLTVNFSAAGDVAHHWSFGDGATSTESNPTHVYENLGRYVATLTVMDPEGDTATTSLALHVLPEAPTDIGTHTEFPGSRDGLVFLWHDSLEDSGEIESRGDAEIAADRQMDLTGGAFLTKNVNDKLLEACQASNQLTLECLVTTDTLDQSGPARIISFSKDSTHRNFTFGQDGNRFAVRIRTPRTGTNALGGEFHFGKIESGRPMHVIVSYFPGNVYCYIDGELAHVSNGTQGDFSNWERYLLLFGDEASGGRNWEGKLSRVAIYNRFIGVEEAVHKFKLVHGE
- a CDS encoding amidohydrolase family protein; this translates as MPYGDNDWLALTEEPTLEPELPICDPHHHFWDFRTERIPYQRYLLHELIADIDSGHNVRSTVFVEARAMYRADGPEEMRPVGEVEFVQGLAAASASGLYGESRAAAAIVGHANLNLGERVEPVLEALQAASPNRFRGIRHSVTWDPHPEIAGASAYRTEGQLAREDFRTGARVLAGMGMSFEAWMYAPQLPELADFARAVPDLTIISNHIGGLLRDGPYGGRDDEVLADWRDGIAAVAACPNVHMKLGGIGMPRTGFDWHEREQPIGSEELAESMAPFMNYCIEQFGPERCMFESNFPVDKVSFSYNVMYNAFKRLSSGYSDDERALLFHDTAARVYRIDV